One genomic window of Cannabis sativa cultivar Pink pepper isolate KNU-18-1 chromosome 2, ASM2916894v1, whole genome shotgun sequence includes the following:
- the LOC115719537 gene encoding probable glycerol-3-phosphate acyltransferase 3, translating into MIVRVLMWCQEIKLIIKLKWWSKTLLARRGSQFNPPWKLNGANPPRGKYQSCSSLGQISDVSNQAAVFDVEGALLKSSAIFPYFMLVAFEAGGLLRALILFLLYPFVCLVSEEFGMKLMVFVCFFAIKRKNFRVGRAVLPKFLLEDVGNEGFDMVMKFRRKIGVTNLPSVMVEDFLVEYLGVDAVLGRELKVVFGYFVGLMEEKKSGEIVLNKIFGEEKLDSSVIGITSLKKSIDQQLLSHCKVVYLISETEKRSWNVLPRKKYLKPLIFHDGRLAFKPTFIATLEMFTWLPFGIFLFIIRLSVALFLPNNLQVPILSFTGMTGTTQSTPIENSNITSKTNTRKKLKGTLYVCNHRTLLDPIYVSMAIRKPVIAVTYSLSRITELLAPIKTVRLTRNREKDSEMMEKLLSQSDLVVCPEGTTCREPYLLRFSPLFAELTDEIVPVALDYQVSMFYGTTAGGYKFLDPVFLLLNPTTSCIVKAQKKLPKECSCGVGGKTKFEVANYVQSKIAEALGFECTNLTRKDKYIILAGNEGKV; encoded by the exons GTCCAAAACACTATTGGCAAGAAGAGGAAGCCAATTCAATCCCCCATGGAAGCTCAACGGCGCGAACCCGCCTCGAGGAAAGTACCAAAGTTGCTCTTCTCTTGGCCAAATATCAGATGTTTCAAACCAGGCTGCAGTGTTTGATGTGGAGGGAGCATTGTTAAAGTCATCTGCAATTTTTCCTTATTTCATGCTTGTTGCTTTTGAAGCTGGAGGGCTCTTAAGAGCTCTAATCTTGTTTCTTCTATACCCTTTTGTTTGTTTGGTTAGTGAGGAATTTGGCATGAAACTTATGGTATTCGTATGCTTTTTCGCGATTAAAAGGAAAAACTTCAGAGTTGGAAGAGCTGTGTTGCCTAAGTTTTTGTTAGAAGATGTTGGGAATGAAGGTTTTGATATGGTGATGAAGTTTAGAAGGAAAATAGGTGTTACCAATTTGCCAAGTGTTATGGTAGAAGACTTCCTTGTAGAATACTTAGGTGTTGATGCAGTTTTGGGAAGAGAATTGAAAGTTGTTTTTGGGTATTTTGTTGGTCTAATGGAAGAGAAAAAAAGTGGTGAAATTGTTTTGAATAAGATATTTGGTGAAGAAAAACTTGATTCTTCAGTTATAGGTATTACTAGcttaaaaaaatcaattgaTCAACAACTCCTTTCTCATTGCAAG GTGGTTTACTTGATAAGTGAAACTGAGAAGAGAAGCTGGAATGTTCTTCCAAGGAAAAAGTACCTAAAACCATTGATTTTCCATGATGGAAGATTGGCTTTCAAGCCTACTTTTATAGCCACCTTAGAGATGTTTACATGGCTTCCTTTTGgaatttttcttttcataatcAGATTAAGTGTTGCCCTTTTCCTTCCTAATAATTTACAAGTACCCATTTTGTCTTTCACTGGAATGACTGGCACAACCCAAAGTACCCCAATCGAAAACTCTAATATCACATCAAAAACCAACACCAGAAAAAAACTTAAAGGTACCCTTTATGTATGCAATCACAGAACTCTGCTTGATCCAATCTATGTATCAATGGCTATAAGAAAACCTGTCATAGCAGTCACTTACAGCTTAAGTAGAATCACCGAGCTGCTCGCGCCAATAAAGACTGTTCGGTTAACAAGAAATAGGGAGAAAGATTCAGAGATGATGGAGAAGTTGTTAAGCCAAAGTGACCTTGTTGTTTGTCCTGAAGGAACTACTTGTAGAGAACCATACTTACTGAGGTTTAGTCCTTTGTTTGCTGAGTTAACCGACGAAATTGTACCGGTTGCCTTAGATTATCAAGTGAGTATGTTCTATGGAACAACAGCTGGTGGTTACAAATTCTTGGACCCTGTATTCCTACTATTGAATCCAACAACATCATGTATTGTAAAAGCTCAAAAAAAGTTACCAAAAGAGTGTTCTTGTGGGGTTGGTGGTAAAACCAAGTTTGAAGTAGCAAATTATGTGCAGTCAAAGATTGCTGAAGCTTTAGGATTTGAGTGCACTAACTTGACAAGAAAAGATAAGTATATCATATTGGCTGGTAATGAAGGGAAAGTATAG